GCGCAGGAGGGCGTGACCGCGGAGGCCGCTCTCGGCCTGCTGCGCCGCCACAAGGTGGAGAAGCTGCCGATCGTCGACGGGAACGGACGGCTGCGCGGTCTCATCACCGTCAAGGACTTCGTCAAGACCGATCAGTACCCGAACGCCACCAAGGACCGCGACGGCCGCCTGCTGGTCGGCGCCGCGGTCGGCGTCGGCGAGGACGCCTGGTCGCGTGCCATGACGCTGGCCGACGCCGGCGTCGACGTGCTTGTGGTGGACACCGCGCACGGTCATCAGGTGCAGGTGCTGCAGATGGTCGCCAAGGTGAAGGCCGAGGTCGGCGACCGGATCCAGGTCGTCGGCGGCAATGTGGCCACCCGAGAGGGCGCGGCCGCACTGGTCGAGGCGGGCGCGGACGCGGTGAAGGTAGGCGTCGGTCCCGGCTCCATCTGCACCACCCGCGTGGTCGCCGGCGTCGGAGCGCCGCAGATCACCGCGATCATGGAGGCGGTCGCCGCGTGCAAGCCCGTCGGTGTCCCGGTGATCGCCGACGGCGGCATCCAGTTCTCCGGCGACATCGCCAAGGCCATCGCGGCGGGCGCGTCCACCGTGATGCTCGGCTCGCTGCTCGCAGGCACCGCCGAATCGCCTGGCGAGCTGATCCTGGTCGGCGGCAAGCAGTTCAAGAGCTACCGCGGTATGGGCTCGCTCGGCGCGATGCAGGGACGCGGGCAGGCTAAATCGTTCTCCAAGGACCGCTACTTCCAGGACGACGTGCTGGCCGAGGACAAGCTGGTGCCCGAGGGTATCGAGGGCAGGGTGCCGTTCCGCGGTCCGGTCAACCAGGTGATCCACCAGCTCGTCGGCGGCCTGCGCGCGGCCATGGGCTACACCGGTTCACAGTCGATCGCGCACCTGCAGGAGGCGCAGTTCGTGCAGATCACCGCGGCCGGTCTCAAGGAGAGCCACCCACACGACATCACGATGACCGTCGAGGCCCCTAACTACACCGGCCGCGGCTAGCCCGCTAGGTTCATGTACAGGACCGATCGGTCCGTGCATGATTGAGCATGCTCACCGGCTGTGGCGGTGAGCGAACTACGTGGCATGTAGTGCTGTCTCGTGCTGTCCTGCTTGCCCACCTGGTGACCACTGGAGGCGCGAGTCTTACGAGCGCCGTTCGCGGCCCGGCTCGCGTCCGAGTGACCGAAGCGCATGCGCCGAAGGCGCGAGTCTCGGTCGCTCGGACGCGAGCCACCAAGGGGCCGCGAACACGCAGCGCCGCAGGCGCTGCCAAACAAACACAGCCGCGGCCAATATTAAGGAGATTTCGCGTGCGCGACATGGTGGAGATCGGCATGGGCCGGACCGCTCGGCGTACCTACGAGTTGGACGATGTCGACATCGTCCCCTCGCGCCGGACCCGCTCGTCGAAGCAGGTGTCGCTGTCGTGGCAGCTGGATGCCTACCGCTTCGAGATCCCGTGTCTCGCGCATCCGACCGACGCGCTGGTGTCGCCGGAGTTCGCCATCGAGCTCGGCCGCCTCGGCGGTCTCGGTGTTATCAACGGTGAGGGCTTGTGGGCGCGGCACGCGGATGTGTCCGCGAAGATCGACCAACTGGTCGAGCTCGTCGGTAAGGGCGGCTATGAACGAGCCGTGTCGCTGCTGCAGGAATTGCATGCCGCGCCGATGCAGCCGGATCTACTCGGCTCCGCGGTCGCGCAGGTCCGCGCGGCCGGTGTCACGGTCGCGGTGCGGGTGAGCCCGCAGAACGCGCGCACGCTTACTCCCGCGCTGCTGCAGGCCGGCATCGACCTGCTCGTGGTGCACGGCACGATCATCTCCGCCGAACACGTCAGCGATGGTGAGCCGCTGAATCTCAAGACCTTCATCGCCGAACTGGATGTGCCGGTGGTCGCGGGCGGTGTGAGCGATCACCGTACCGCGCTGCATCTGATGCGCACCGGCGCCGCGGGTGTGATCGTCGGCTACGGCTCCTACCCCGGCGCGACAACCACCGGCGAGGTGCTCGGCATCGGGGTGCCGATGGCTACCGCGATCGCCGACGCCGCCGCCGCGCGGCGCGACTACCTGGACGAGACCGGCGGCCGCTACGTGCACGTTATCGCGGACGGTGACATCGCCACCTCGGGCCAGCTGGCGAAGGCGATCGCGTGCGGAGCCGACGCCGCTGTGCTCGGCGTGCCGCTTGCCGTCGCCGCGGAGGCGCCGGGCCGCGGCTGGTACTGGCCGTCGGCCGCCGCGCACCCGTCGGTGCCGCGGGGTTCGCTGCTGCACGTGGACGACCCGTGGGATCTCGGTGGCGAGGACGGCGCTTCCGTGCGCCCGAGCCTGGAGCGGGTACTCTACGGTCCGTCGGATGAACCGTTCGGGTCGCTGAATCTCGTTGGCGGTCTGCGGCGTTCGATGGCCAAGGCCGGGTACTCGGATCTGAAGGAGTTCCAGAGGGTCGGGCTCAGCGTTCACGCCTGAGGGGATGAAGCATGCTCAACGACTGTCTGCGGTGAGCGAACTACGTGGCACGCCTTTGCTACCTATCTGCGCTACCTACCTGCCACTTGGCAGACGCTGGAGGTGCGAGTCTCGCCCGCTCAAACGCGAGCCGGGCCGCGAACATGCAGCGCCGCAGGCGCTGCAAATCAACACAGGTTCAGCGCACCCGGGTCGGTGTC
The DNA window shown above is from Nocardia sp. NBC_01730 and carries:
- the guaB gene encoding IMP dehydrogenase, whose product is MSNPVPGERIAVRPPTGGDDPNKIAMLGLTFDDVLLLPAASDLIPSSVETSSWLTRETRLRTPLVSSAMDTVTEARMAISMARAGGMGVLHRNLSASDQAAQVETVKRSEAGMVTDPVTCRPTDTLAEVDAMCARFRISGLPVVDETGALVGIITNRDMRFEVDQSRRVADVMTKAPLITAQEGVTAEAALGLLRRHKVEKLPIVDGNGRLRGLITVKDFVKTDQYPNATKDRDGRLLVGAAVGVGEDAWSRAMTLADAGVDVLVVDTAHGHQVQVLQMVAKVKAEVGDRIQVVGGNVATREGAAALVEAGADAVKVGVGPGSICTTRVVAGVGAPQITAIMEAVAACKPVGVPVIADGGIQFSGDIAKAIAAGASTVMLGSLLAGTAESPGELILVGGKQFKSYRGMGSLGAMQGRGQAKSFSKDRYFQDDVLAEDKLVPEGIEGRVPFRGPVNQVIHQLVGGLRAAMGYTGSQSIAHLQEAQFVQITAAGLKESHPHDITMTVEAPNYTGRG
- a CDS encoding GuaB3 family IMP dehydrogenase-related protein; protein product: MRDMVEIGMGRTARRTYELDDVDIVPSRRTRSSKQVSLSWQLDAYRFEIPCLAHPTDALVSPEFAIELGRLGGLGVINGEGLWARHADVSAKIDQLVELVGKGGYERAVSLLQELHAAPMQPDLLGSAVAQVRAAGVTVAVRVSPQNARTLTPALLQAGIDLLVVHGTIISAEHVSDGEPLNLKTFIAELDVPVVAGGVSDHRTALHLMRTGAAGVIVGYGSYPGATTTGEVLGIGVPMATAIADAAAARRDYLDETGGRYVHVIADGDIATSGQLAKAIACGADAAVLGVPLAVAAEAPGRGWYWPSAAAHPSVPRGSLLHVDDPWDLGGEDGASVRPSLERVLYGPSDEPFGSLNLVGGLRRSMAKAGYSDLKEFQRVGLSVHA